Genomic DNA from Candidatus Koribacter versatilis Ellin345:
GAGTTATCTATGGAAAAAGCCACCTTTGCGGCCGGCTGTTTCTGGGGCGTAGAAGAGACTTTTCGTACCACGCCCGGCGTAGTCGCCACGGCAGTCGGTTATACCGGCGGCCATACTGAAAATCCGACTTATCACGACGTCTGCACCGATACCACCGGCCATGCCGAAGCAGTCGAAGTCACCTACGATCCAGCCAAGGTCTCGTATGACGACCTGCTAAAGATTTTTTGGGAGAACCATAACCCGACGCAGATGAACCGTCAGGGCCCGGATGTCGGCGCGCAATATCGGTCGGCGATTTTCTTCTACTCTCCGGAACAGGAAGCGAAAGCGCGCGCCTCGAAAGAGGCCCTCGAAAAGAGCGGGCGATTCTCGAAGCCGATCGTTACGCAAGTTGTCCCGGCAGAACCGTTCTATCGCGCTGAGGAATATCACCAGCAGTACCTCCTGAAGCGCGGACGCACCCACTGCCATATCTAATGTATTTTCTGTCATGAAAAAGCGGCGCTTCGTGCGCCGCTTTGCTTTTGCAATGATCCGTTATTCCGTGCAGCACCACGTAGGCGGCTGCTGCACTCGGTTCGGCATGAAGATGTAGTGGGTCTGAGGATAGTTATCATCGAACCACTCGAATTTGAAGCGCTTCTGCATATATAGCGCGTTCTTGACTTCGCGCAATCCGCCGACAACTCGCCCGATCACTAGTTGATATTCCCCCAGCGTCTTCAGGTCAGAGAGATCGCGCTGCTGCGTATCCGCGCGTGCCTGAACGTACTGCCTGTAATCTTCGTAGCCGTGTTGTTGATCCAGAGCGTTTGCCGATGTCGGGCTTGCTCGGTCCTGATAGAGCGTCACCGTATGTTTCACTGCGGCGTTAATGATCTCGATTTCGGCGTCGTACCACTGATGAACCGCGGTTTCTGTCTCTTCTGGCGAATGTTTATCAGAGTACGCAAGAATCGCAGCGATAATCTCCTGCGAGTTACTCGCTTTGGTCTGCGCGATCTCAGGAATGGGTCCCCTGTACTTTCCGAGATCTTCGTTTTCTAAAATTTGTTTCGGCTTCGAGGGGTCATCGGCTTTGCGGGCTGAGCGATTCTGTCGCGCTACGTCACCAAGGCTGGGAGGGTCGGATTGAGCGGATAAAAGCGAGGGAAGTAGTAAAACAATTGTGAAAAGCGAAAATAAGGTTCGCATTGAAGAGGGCCTTCCTGGGTTCGGTCCTCTTTACACTCTAACAACCTCGGTCGCGGCAGGCTATTGTTCCTCGGACTCTTTGGTAACCAGTCCTGTTCCGGGAGCTGCGGTTCGCCTTTATTTGTCGAATCGCATTTCGACAAACGCTTCAGGCACATGGAAGTTTGCTTTCGGGGTGTTTGTTGGCTGCCAGCTTGAGTAAAAGCGACTAGGTTCAGGCCCCTCGATCCGAAAGAAATTCACCCGCCATGATTGCCCTGGATCAAACATGGGCGTCACCGATTTCATCGGCAGCGCAACTTCGGCGGTCCAGAGCTTCGCGCGTTCATCGACCGTGACCCTGCTCTTCACCGCAGAACGCAGGTCTTCATGCTCGCCGTTTGCAATGGCCAAGTCGATCCAGTCCCCGTTGGGACTTACCTCAATCTCCGAATACACTCGTCCCGACTGGTGCGGCGGTTGCAGAAACACCTCCGCTACATCGCGGTCCCACAAGTGATCGCGTCTCTCAGGGCCGCCTGGATACGTGTAGAGCTCGCGATAGCTAGCGCGGAACCGAAGGTAGAGCGTGTCCGTTGACCACAACGCCTGTACTTCCGTCTGGCGTTGCGGGTCAGGGTTCTTGCCTTGCCAATCGGCGCAAAATTGAATCGGCTTGGCGGAGTTCCATGCTTCCGCCTTTGGAAATCCGGAGGAGTCAGTCGAAGAATTTAGCTTGGCGACAGAGATCATGTTTTGAACGGTAGCGCACGTCTGCGCCGGCATCGGCGCAACAGCACAAAGCATTAAGATGGATAGCAGCAGCTTCAACAGCGCGATTGTACTGGATACCCGAGCCGGAAGCAGCACTGACTGAAGAGTCGCCTAGAACGCTACACCATTGCTCTTTGCGGTATTCGCAGCGGCGGACTGGCTGATCCCATGCTTGATCACCGCATCCATTTCCAAGTGTGGTATCGGCGAGTTGCCGGCCGCCTGATAAAGGCGGTTTGCATCGGCCGGGCGATCGAGCTTCGTGAGATAGATTCTGGCTGCGCTCAGCAGCGCCGTCAGCGATGTTCGGTCCGTGGCGTAATACGAAATGCCAAGGTTCTCGAATTCGCGGGCGGCGATTTCCCACTGTTCCACCCGTTCGTAGCTTCGTGCGAGTTCAAGCCACGTTGAAGCTGGAAGGATCGTTCCTCCGAGCCTGCGGAACTCGCGCAGGTGCAAAAGCGCCCGTTCGTCGTTTCCAACCCCGAGATAAAGACGAATCAGGACCGGAAGTGTTTCTTGACGCTGCTCGTTTGCATCGTTCTTCTGAATCTGCGCCTGCTGCAACAATTCCCATGCGTCGATCACATTCGAATTCTTCTTCACGTAGTTTCGGAGAATGGCGAGCGCAGTATTCGTCTCGCGTTTTTCCAGCAACTGCGCCGCATGCAGGAACTCGGTGTCGGGCTTCCAGACTACCGGCACAGGTTCTTCCGGGTTCGTAATCTTCTCGACGCGGCCGAAATCGAAGGCCAGCGCCACGACCGCTCCAAATGCGAAGCCCCCAACGTGTGCCCAGTGGGCAATGCCGCGCTCACCGAGCCCGCCCCAGAACAGTTCGGCAACAAACCACAGCGGCGCAAGGATGTAAACCGGCGCGAAAAATGTTCGCCAGTAGAAGAACAGCCAGAACAACATCTTTACTTTGAGCTTCGGGTAGCGCACCAGCATGCCGCCCATGAGGCCGGCCACCGATCCCGAGGCTCCAAGCATCGGTATGAGCGAATTCGGGTTCATGGCGCCATGCGCCGCGGCTGCGAATACTCCGGCACAGAGGTAGAAGCCCAGCACCACGTAGGGTCCCCAGACTTCTTCCAGGACAACGCCGCACAGCCACAACATCCACATGTTGCCGAGGAGGTGAAAGAACCCTCCGTGCAGGAACTGATGGCTGATGTAACTCCGGTACTTAGGATGATAGGAGTGGAATGCGTACATCCAGAGGACGGAGTTGTCTCGGTTTTGAAGGTCGCGAAACTCGATGCAGAGCAGGTTTACCTGCTCCTGGAGCTTCTCGATTTTCGGGTTCTCTTCATCGACTAGTACGGCTTCCCATGTGTCCATCGGCTCGCGGTTCGGGTCCGCAACCATCTGCCAGGCTTCGGGTCGAGTCTTCCGGAAGTCGTCCACCATCTGCTGCGCTTCGGTATCCAACACGACGTCCGGGAACCGCGCCTTCATGACCAGCAAGTGGTTGCGGACCGTGTTGAGGTTCCGGTTGCCTGTATCGTCATCGATGTCGCGGATCGTCAGGCAGAAAGCGAGAATGTTAGTGAGAATCAGGATGACAGTCACGATCGGCAATCGTTTGACTATCTTTTTCTCACGCCCAATGGGCAACAACATGGGATACCCTTTGCAAGTTACAGAAGTGGATCAGAACCTAAATTCTAACGTTCTACTCGCGAAAACGCGATGACATTAGGGTCGTAACCGTGCGTAACTGTTGCCGATTGGGCCTTCCACAGCTTCCTTTGATAGAATGAAAAGTCGGGCATCGGTCCCGCGCGACGTAACCCTGCGAATCCCGCCAGGTCCGGAAGGAAGCAACGGTAGTAGGTAAGTACGTGTGCAGCGGGTTCTCCGGTGTCCGGCTTTTTTTTATCTAGTGTTCTGCCTGTCGCGCAAATCTCCGCATAATGCTGCTGAATTGCCTTTTGGGAACGCCGCAGCCAACTCCGGTGTCGTGCTAGTGACATACTGCGTGCGAATAGTGGAGAATGAAGTGTTGCAACCTACTGACGGAGAACGGATTTGACTTCTGTACGTCGCGCCAAGATTACGGCGCTTGGAACCTACGTTCCACCCCGCGTCCTCTCAAACTTTGACCTTGAAAAGATGGTGGATACCACCAACCAGTGGATCCTCGAACGGACCGGCATTCGCGAACGTCATCTCGTGGATAAGGGCGTTGCTGCCAGCGACTTAGCCGTCGAGGCCGCGAAGAAGTGTCTGGCCAACCGCGGCATAGAGGCCGCGGAAGTCGAATGCATCGTTGTCGGCACCGTGACCCCGGACATGATGTACCCCTCCACCGCTTGCCTGGTGCAGCACAAACTCGGCATTCCCAATGCCTGGGGCTTCGACGTATCCGCCGGATGCTCGGGATTTCTTTTCTCGCTGACCACCGGAGCCAAGTTCATTGAGAGCGGCCAGTACAAGAAGGTCCTTGTGATCGGCTCCGACGTGAACTCCTCGATGATCGACTACACCGACCGCGCCACCTGCATCATCTTCGGCGACGGCGCCGGAGCGGTCCTGCTGGAACCGACGGAAGACGGCGAAGACGTCGGCGTCATGGACCACATTCATCAGGTCGAAGGTGTCGGTGGACAGTACCTCTACATGCCCGGCGGCGGCAGTTTGAACCCGGCATCGCACGAAACGATTGACCAGAAAATGCATTATGTTCATCAAGATGGACAAAATGTCTTCAAGTATGCCGTGAAGAAAATGTCGGAGATGACCGAGAAGGTCCTAAAGCGCAACAGCTTGACCGGCACCGATGTGGACTGCTTCATCGCCCATCAGGCCAACAAGCGAATCATTGTCGCCACCGCTGAGCGCCTGAAAATGCCCATGGAGAAGGTCATCATCAACATCGAGAAGTACGGCAACACTACGGCTGGAACCATTCCTTTGGCCATGCAGACGGCACTCGATGAAGGCAAACTGAAGAAGGGCAGCAACGTTCTACTTGCCGCCGTCGGTGCGGGATTCACCAGCGGCGCCACGCTCCTGCGCTGGGCGTTCTAATTTTTTCTGGAATATTTGAGGCCGCGAGCGATGGCGGCCTTTTGCTTTTACAGGGTCTTGAGAAACGCCAGCGCCTTGTCGAGGTCAGGGAAGAGCTTTTCCTCTTCTTGAAATTCGCGCCCATGCACGCATCGGCGGCTGCCGCGCAGCTTTACCGGATGCTTCAAGTGCAGCATCTCGTGGTAGAGCAGGTATTCGACGGCATATCTCGGGATCAGGGGCTGGTCAAATATCTTGCTGATTACGATCGCGTTGTGTGCCGGATCGTAGTGTCCTAAAGCTCGGCGGGAATGGTTATTGCTCCACGTCAGCTGCGGCCGCGCCATCAATCCGAAGAAGAAGCGGCGATTCAGGTCCTCGAAGACTTCTTCCAGGTCGTAAACGCGGCCTTGCGTCCCGTGTATGGTCTTGCGCCCGCGCATCTGCCGGATGGTATGCGCCTTTTCCGTCAACTCGCGGCTATTGGTGTAACGGCGATATCGGGTGTTGTGCTGTGGTTCGATCTCTTTCCGATACAGCTTTGCCAGCAGGATGTGCGCAATCGCCTTCAGCACCGGTTCCGGCGCGCCTTCCAGCAAATCCGATAGTCGAACTTTCAACTCTCCCTCGCGCAATCGAATCGTATTGTTGATGTTCGCGAAGGGATAGAAGCGGATGTGCATCACGGGCATCGGCGCCCGCGGACGCAACTCGCGATAGGTTTCCTGGAAGATTTCGTGGATACGGCTGGTCAAAGCAATTTCAGATTAGCACGCGCGGCTATTCTTCTTTTTTGAGCTTCTTGTCTTTCGCGAGTGCATTCTGCTCCTGCAAGATGTGGCGGGCGTCGTCAGCGTAATTGTTCAGCGACTCGGTCGCATCCTGTAGCACGAACTTGTATTGTTCTGCGTCCGGCGGGGCCTCAGGGCCATTGGTCTTTTCTGAAATCGCTCGCAACTCCGCCTGGAATTCGCTGGAGCCCTCGATCACAATTTTCAGCGATTTCCGAATGTCCCATTTGTCGGCGTGGTAGGTTTCCACGTTGTCGCCGATCTCGTCACAGAGGGTTGCGAAGTCTTCCAGGAGATCGTGCAGTTGCTTGCTGCGGTCCTTTGCTTTCGTATCGGCGAGCACCTGCTGGATGCTGGTCAGCCGGGCGCGAGCGAACCCTACATACAACTTCAGGCGTTCGTTCGGCTCTTGAGCAGTATCGCGAAGTTTGTCGGCTTCTTCCGCGTTGAGCGGATCGCGGCCGATCTTCCGCTGCGCGAGCAGGGGACTACACAGCACCAATCCCAGGAGCAACGCGGCCGCGAGCCTCATCAGTGTTTTCTCTTGAACATCTCTTCGAGCAGATTGTTCCGTGCCGTGTCCACGGCGTCGATGACCTGCTGTACCGCATCCTGCTGGTCAAAGGGGCGGCTGTTCTTCACATCCACGAGGCGGTTTACGATCTTCCGAAGGTTGATTTCAGTTTCCTTCTCACGCTTGCTTGATTCGATGGCTGCGTCTGATGCCATCTTGGCATAGTCGGCTATCTCTTTCAGGTGGGCAGCACCCTCGGTGTCTTTACCTTGCTTAAATGCGCTGTCGGCAGCCTTGGCAGCTTGTTCCGCAGCTTCTAGAGCATATTTCGCTTTGTCCGCCCCTGAGGCGGATTCGGCTTTTGTTTTGTTTTCAGTTTGTGCAACCGCAAACAACGCGAGGAACACCACGACGACTGCGAGCGCGACACTTCGCATCATTTCTTTCTCGATTCAGGGTCTATTGCGATAAGACGGTGCCGCGCCTGCCATTCCTGGTCGGGAAATTTGCCATCCGATACCGCCAGGAACTTCTTATAGGCCGCGATTGCGTCTTTTACTAAGCGGAGATTATCGTAATTCGTCGCACGAAGGAAGTAGGTACCCTGATTTTCCGGATAGAACTTTGCCCGCGCGTCCAACGCCTTGAGCGACAGCGCATAATCTTTGTTCTCGGCGGCAGCAAACGCCAGGTCGTTGTACGCCTCTCCCATGTTCGGATTCAGCTTGATAGCAATCAGCGCCTGCTCCTGCGCCTCCGCGTTCTTATGAAGCCGCAGTAGGGCATTCCCGTACAACTCACGCAGGGCGGCGTCATTCGGCTTCGCCTGCACCAATTGTGCGTAGGCCGCCGCCGCCTCTTTATACTTCTTGGCCGCAAGATAGAAATCCGCTGCCGACTTCTGGGCTTCCCCGTCATTCGGAAGCAGCTTGAGAGCGGCGTCGTACGCGGCCGTCGCGTCATCGTCCTTGTTCTCAGCTGCCAGAACCCGCGCCAACTGCAGCTGTGCGTTGCTGTTCGTTGGATCGCCCGCCAGAATCTTCCGCAGCATGGTCTCGGATTCTGGTAGCCGTTTCGCGTTCAGGTAGATGTTCGCCAGCCCGGTGATTGCCTCTTTTGAGCCAGGATCCAGCGCCAGGACTACCTGATACTCGCGCTCCGCACCCGCCGTGTCCTTCGCTATTTCATACATCTGCGCCGCGCTCAGATGCGGCTCCGGATCTTTCGACTTGAACTTCGCGGCCTGCTGATAGGCCTCGGCCGCCCGCTGCGGGGATTCCTTGCTCAGAACGTGCCCCAGCGACAGCCATGCCCGGAAATATCCCTCTTCCGGATGGCTTGTGGGTTTCAGCGTCGTAGCCACGGCCAGGTATTTCGCCGCGTCTGGATTGCCAAGTTTCGCAAGTGAGATACCGAGATTCAGATTGCTCTCAAAGATGTCCGGCTTGGCGTCGACTGAATACCGGTATGCCTCGGCTGCCTCTCGGGTCTTGTCTTGGGAGGTGTAAACGTAGCCGAGGTCGAACCACGCCCGGTAGTCCTTGGGCTCCTGCGAGGTGGCGTCCTTCAGAAGTGTCTCGGCCGCCGCCCAATCCTGCTTGCCGATCGCCGTTTCGGCCTGGTCCACCGGAGACGCTGCAGCCACCTTCGCAGGCTGACGCGTTTGCGCCGATGCACAGCCAAGCGCCAGAATTGCCACCAGCCACGCACGACGCATCAACCGAGACGTCCTCCGGGAGCCAAAGCCCGTCGCTTAGACGTACGGCGGCAGGGTTCAGTCATGCGACCCATTTCCGTGGATCGGAAGATATTTCGCCAGCCACTGGCCGGTATACGAGCCTTTGGTCTTCGCGACCTTTTCCGGTGTTCCGGTTACGACCAGGTTTCCGCCGCGATTTCCGCCCTCCGGCCCTAGGTCGATCACCCAATCCGCCGTCTTCACCACGTCGAGGTTATGTTCGATCACGATAATCGACCCGCCGGCGTCGATCAGCTTCTTGAACGCCGCCAGAAGTTTGCTCACGTCGTCGAAGTGCAGCCCCGTCGTCGGTTCATCGAAGATGTAGAGCATCCGTGGATGCCGCCGAATCGGTTTGCCGTCCTCGGTCGTCGCCGGACGGCCGACGTCCCTCATCTTCGGCTGCAGATGCAGCGCCAGCTTCATGCGCTGCGCCTCGCCACCACTCAACGTGGTTGCCGACTGCCCCAGCCTCAAATATCCCAGCCCCACTTCGTCGAGCACACGCAGCTTGTCCACGATCTTCGGCGATCCGCTGAAGAACTGCAGCGCCGACTTCACCGTCAGATCCAGCACCTCGTGGATGTTCTTCCCGTGATACCGAATCTCAAGAATCTCCGGCTTGTACCGCGTCCCCTTGCACTCCTCGCAGATTAGTTCCACATCGGCGAGGAACTGCATTTCGACCGTCACAGTTCCGTCGCCCTGGCAGTTTTCGCAACGCCCGCCCGGAATATTGAACGAGAAATGTCCCGCCGCGTAACCGCGCTTCTGCGACTCAGGCAGGGAAGCGAAGTGTTCGCGGATCGCGTCAAACGCCTTGATGTAGGTGATGGGGTTCGATCGCGGGGTGCGCCCGATCGGCGACTGGTCCACCAGCACAACTTCGTCGATGTACTCGGCGCCTTCGATGCTCTCGAACCCGCTGAGTTGCAGCCCGGTCACCTGCCGCTTCTCGGTCGCCAGCCCTTGGTACAGGATGTCATGCACCAGAGTAGATTTCCCGCTCCCCGACACGCCCGTGATCACCACCATCATCCCCAGCGGAATCTCGACATCGATCCCCTTGAGATTGTGAGCGTAGGCGTTCTTCACCACGATCTTCCGCGAGTTCGGCTCCCGCCGCTGCGTCGGCATCGGAATATGCAACTCGTCCGCAAGATACCGCCCCGTCAGCGATGCCGAGTTCTTCTTGATCTCGTTGTAGGTCCCCGCCGCCACCAACTTGCCGCCATTTTCCCCGGCGCCCGGCCCTAGGTCGAGAATGCGGTCGGCCGTCTGCATGATCTCCGGATCATGCTCCACCACCAGGATAGTGTTTCCCAGATCGCGCAGGTCATGCAGGATGTGGATCAACCGGTTCGTATCTCGACTGTGCAGCCCGATCGATGGCTCATCCAACACATACAGCGTCCCCACTAGCCGTGATCCCAGCGAAGTCGCCAATTGAATCCGCTGTGCTTCGCCCCCGCTCAGCGTCGAAGCCAGCCGGTTGAGGCTCAAATACTCCAGTCCAACTTCGTTCAGGAAGCGCAGCAAGCTCTGGATCTCTTCCAGCAGCTTGCCCGCGATCTCCGTCTCTTCGCGGGTGAGCTGGATCGTCGAAAAGAACTTCGTTGCCTCCTCGACCGTCATCGCCGTCACTTCGCAGATGTTCTTCCCCGCGACGCGTACATTGCGTGCCTCGGTGCGCAGCCGCGCTCCGCCGCAACTGGAACACTGCGAATACCCGCGATACCGGCTCAGGAACACCCGCACGTGCAGCTTGTACTTCTTGCGCTCGAGATGATTGAAGAACCCCCGCACCCCGGGATACTTGCCGTCGCCCTCGATCAGCACATCACGTTGCTCTTTGGTCAGCTCGCGCCAGGGCGTATCCAATGGAATACCCACGCTCCGCGCATAACGCTTCATCTCCGTCCCCAGCGGACGATACTTCGGCTTCGTCCACGGCTCAATCGCGCCCCCATTCAAGGTCAGCGTTGGATCGGGCACCACCAGGTCCATATCGAAATCGATGGTGTTCCCAAACCCCTGGCACTTCGGACACGCCCCATACGGATT
This window encodes:
- a CDS encoding carbohydrate-binding family 9-like protein — translated: MLCAVAPMPAQTCATVQNMISVAKLNSSTDSSGFPKAEAWNSAKPIQFCADWQGKNPDPQRQTEVQALWSTDTLYLRFRASYRELYTYPGGPERRDHLWDRDVAEVFLQPPHQSGRVYSEIEVSPNGDWIDLAIANGEHEDLRSAVKSRVTVDERAKLWTAEVALPMKSVTPMFDPGQSWRVNFFRIEGPEPSRFYSSWQPTNTPKANFHVPEAFVEMRFDK
- the uvrA gene encoding excinuclease ABC subunit UvrA, encoding MSNESIIVRGARVHNLKNIDVEIPHNQLTVVTGVSGSGKSSLAFDTIYAEGQRRYVESLSAYARQFLERIEKPDADLIDGIAPAVAIKQKNSTRNPRSTVATATEIYDYLRLLFARVGRTYCDNCGGEVKKDTVDEIADRLLAMPEGTRFNVLFPLVQAPAPVEPEKKPKGRKPKKQTAPAQDELTKERLFELRKRGFNRLFQTGQIFEFSTPESLLDIDFSKPVYLLVDRIATAPDNRSRIVDAIESAYREAGEVIFETAPREEGGAPERLRFAQRFECKNCHVKYDEPEPRLFSFNNPYGACPKCQGFGNTIDFDMDLVVPDPTLTLNGGAIEPWTKPKYRPLGTEMKRYARSVGIPLDTPWRELTKEQRDVLIEGDGKYPGVRGFFNHLERKKYKLHVRVFLSRYRGYSQCSSCGGARLRTEARNVRVAGKNICEVTAMTVEEATKFFSTIQLTREETEIAGKLLEEIQSLLRFLNEVGLEYLSLNRLASTLSGGEAQRIQLATSLGSRLVGTLYVLDEPSIGLHSRDTNRLIHILHDLRDLGNTILVVEHDPEIMQTADRILDLGPGAGENGGKLVAAGTYNEIKKNSASLTGRYLADELHIPMPTQRREPNSRKIVVKNAYAHNLKGIDVEIPLGMMVVITGVSGSGKSTLVHDILYQGLATEKRQVTGLQLSGFESIEGAEYIDEVVLVDQSPIGRTPRSNPITYIKAFDAIREHFASLPESQKRGYAAGHFSFNIPGGRCENCQGDGTVTVEMQFLADVELICEECKGTRYKPEILEIRYHGKNIHEVLDLTVKSALQFFSGSPKIVDKLRVLDEVGLGYLRLGQSATTLSGGEAQRMKLALHLQPKMRDVGRPATTEDGKPIRRHPRMLYIFDEPTTGLHFDDVSKLLAAFKKLIDAGGSIIVIEHNLDVVKTADWVIDLGPEGGNRGGNLVVTGTPEKVAKTKGSYTGQWLAKYLPIHGNGSHD
- a CDS encoding beta-ketoacyl-ACP synthase III, with the protein product MTSVRRAKITALGTYVPPRVLSNFDLEKMVDTTNQWILERTGIRERHLVDKGVAASDLAVEAAKKCLANRGIEAAEVECIVVGTVTPDMMYPSTACLVQHKLGIPNAWGFDVSAGCSGFLFSLTTGAKFIESGQYKKVLVIGSDVNSSMIDYTDRATCIIFGDGAGAVLLEPTEDGEDVGVMDHIHQVEGVGGQYLYMPGGGSLNPASHETIDQKMHYVHQDGQNVFKYAVKKMSEMTEKVLKRNSLTGTDVDCFIAHQANKRIIVATAERLKMPMEKVIINIEKYGNTTAGTIPLAMQTALDEGKLKKGSNVLLAAVGAGFTSGATLLRWAF
- a CDS encoding tetratricopeptide repeat protein, producing MRRAWLVAILALGCASAQTRQPAKVAAASPVDQAETAIGKQDWAAAETLLKDATSQEPKDYRAWFDLGYVYTSQDKTREAAEAYRYSVDAKPDIFESNLNLGISLAKLGNPDAAKYLAVATTLKPTSHPEEGYFRAWLSLGHVLSKESPQRAAEAYQQAAKFKSKDPEPHLSAAQMYEIAKDTAGAEREYQVVLALDPGSKEAITGLANIYLNAKRLPESETMLRKILAGDPTNSNAQLQLARVLAAENKDDDATAAYDAALKLLPNDGEAQKSAADFYLAAKKYKEAAAAYAQLVQAKPNDAALRELYGNALLRLHKNAEAQEQALIAIKLNPNMGEAYNDLAFAAAENKDYALSLKALDARAKFYPENQGTYFLRATNYDNLRLVKDAIAAYKKFLAVSDGKFPDQEWQARHRLIAIDPESRKK
- the msrA gene encoding peptide-methionine (S)-S-oxide reductase MsrA produces the protein MEKATFAAGCFWGVEETFRTTPGVVATAVGYTGGHTENPTYHDVCTDTTGHAEAVEVTYDPAKVSYDDLLKIFWENHNPTQMNRQGPDVGAQYRSAIFFYSPEQEAKARASKEALEKSGRFSKPIVTQVVPAEPFYRAEEYHQQYLLKRGRTHCHI
- a CDS encoding SprT-like domain-containing protein translates to MTSRIHEIFQETYRELRPRAPMPVMHIRFYPFANINNTIRLREGELKVRLSDLLEGAPEPVLKAIAHILLAKLYRKEIEPQHNTRYRRYTNSRELTEKAHTIRQMRGRKTIHGTQGRVYDLEEVFEDLNRRFFFGLMARPQLTWSNNHSRRALGHYDPAHNAIVISKIFDQPLIPRYAVEYLLYHEMLHLKHPVKLRGSRRCVHGREFQEEEKLFPDLDKALAFLKTL
- a CDS encoding rhomboid family intramembrane serine protease — its product is MLLPIGREKKIVKRLPIVTVILILTNILAFCLTIRDIDDDTGNRNLNTVRNHLLVMKARFPDVVLDTEAQQMVDDFRKTRPEAWQMVADPNREPMDTWEAVLVDEENPKIEKLQEQVNLLCIEFRDLQNRDNSVLWMYAFHSYHPKYRSYISHQFLHGGFFHLLGNMWMLWLCGVVLEEVWGPYVVLGFYLCAGVFAAAAHGAMNPNSLIPMLGASGSVAGLMGGMLVRYPKLKVKMLFWLFFYWRTFFAPVYILAPLWFVAELFWGGLGERGIAHWAHVGGFAFGAVVALAFDFGRVEKITNPEEPVPVVWKPDTEFLHAAQLLEKRETNTALAILRNYVKKNSNVIDAWELLQQAQIQKNDANEQRQETLPVLIRLYLGVGNDERALLHLREFRRLGGTILPASTWLELARSYERVEQWEIAAREFENLGISYYATDRTSLTALLSAARIYLTKLDRPADANRLYQAAGNSPIPHLEMDAVIKHGISQSAAANTAKSNGVAF